A window from Betta splendens chromosome 1, fBetSpl5.4, whole genome shotgun sequence encodes these proteins:
- the LOC114853041 gene encoding ras-related protein Rab-40C-like, producing the protein MRGMMGSQSSPVKSYDYLLKFLLVGDSDVGKGEILESVQDGSVESPYAYSSGIDYKTTTILLDGRRVKLELWDTSGQGRFCTIFRSYSRGAQGILLVYDITNGWSFDGIDRWIREIDEHAPGVPRILVGNRLHLAFKRQVPTEQARAYAEKNSMTFFEVSPLCNFNVIESFTELSRIVLMRHGMEKFWRPNRVFSLQDLCCRSIVSCTPVHLIDKLPLPVAIKSHLKSFSMANGMNAVMMHGRSYSVANSAASGGSGGGSKANSLKRSKSFRPPQSPPKDASPSSKGNCKIS; encoded by the exons ATGCGTGGGATGATGGGCTCCCAGAGTAGTCCCGTCAAGAGTTACGATTATCTCCTGAAATTTCTTCTGGTGGGAGATAGTGACGTTGGGAAAGGAGAAATCTTGGAAAGTGTGCAGGACGGATCGGTAGAGTCTCCGTATGCCTACAGCAGTG GGATTGATTACAAGACCACCACCATTCTGTTGGATGGGAGAAGAGTGAAATTAGAGCTATG gGACACATCGGGTCAAGGCAGATTCTGCACAATCTTCAGGTCTTACTCTCGTGGAGCACAG GGCATCCTGCTCGTGTATGACATCACTAATGGCTGGTCGTTCGATGGCATTGACCGCTGGATACGGGAAATTGACGAG CACGCCCCAGGTGTACCCAGGATCCTGGTGGGAAACCGGCTTCATCTGGCTTTCAAGCGGCAGGTGCCAACGGAGCAGGCGAGGGCTTATGCTGAAAAGAACAGCATGACGTTTTTTGAAGTCAGCCCACTATGCAACTTCAACGTCATCGAATCTTTCACAGAGCTTTCACGCATTGTGCTAATGAGACATGGGATGGAGAAATTTTGGAGGCCCAACAGAG TCTTCAGCCTCCAAGATCTGTGCTGCCGTTCCATCGTGTCCTGCACGCCTGTGCACCTCATTGACAAGCTGCCCCTCCCTGTGGCTATCAAGTCCCACCTTAAGTCTTTCTCCATGGCGAACGGTATGAATGCAGTTATGATGCACGGACGCTCCTACTCTGTGGCAAACAGCGCGGCGTCAGGTGGTAGCGGGGGCGGAAGCAAAGCCAACAGTCTTAAACGTTCAAAGTCATTCAGGCCTCCACAAAGTCCTCCGAAGGACGCCTCGCCTTCTTCCAAGGGGAACTGTAAGATCTCATAG
- the wfikkn1 gene encoding WAP, Kazal, immunoglobulin, Kunitz and NTR domain-containing protein has product MHKISLQLFEDARLKQTSWSDASNANKRGLGWIRAYSLLLLIWGKPELLLCATVTGPKAEHEGFCPNKLNANLWVDAQSTCERECGVDEDCADFEKCCTNVCGLNSCVAARFSDGSPAQPGGRGGGRGDDAPAATATCEGFVCSQQGATCDIWDGQPICKCRDRCEKEPNFTCASDGLTYFNRCYMDAEACIRGVTLTVVACRFYLAGPPTSPLPQHTTADPTPTSSQEDPTPPALYSNPHHQSVYVGGTVSFHCDVVGVPRPDVTWEKQSERRERLVMRPDQMYGNVVITNIGQLVIYNAQVWDTGIYTCVARNSAGVLRADYPLSVIRRAADDDFSEDPEMPMGRPFSPADCLAEVDSRVCSGQRHVDWHYDGRLGSCVAFSNGGCDDSRNRFETFEECRASCQREGVGVCSLPAVQGPCKAWEARWAWNSVMKQCQAFAYGGCHGNANNFHTRKECEANCPQAKKKPCKTCRVKGKMVPSLCQSDFAIVGRLTELVEDLDSGLARFSLEEVLRDEKMGLIFFNTKHLEVTIAKIDWSCPCPNITMEENPLLVMGVVQDGTAIIQSDSYVRTVTERRLRKLRDVVSKKNCKTL; this is encoded by the exons ATGCATAAAATCTCCCTTCAACTCTTTGAGGATGCACGTTTAAAGCAGACGAGCTGGAGCGACGCGTCCAACGCGAATAAGCGAGGCCTGGGATGGATTCGTGCGTATTCGCTGCTGCTCTTAATTTGGGGGAAACCAGAACTTTTATTGTGTGCAACTGTGACGGGACCCAAAGCTGAACACGAAGGGTTCTGTCCAAATAAACTGAACGCTAACCTTTGGGTGGACGCGCAAAGCACATGTGAGAGGGAATGCGGCGTGGATGAG GACTGCGCAGACTTCGAGAAGTGCTGCACGAACGTGTGCGGACTTAACAGCTGCGTGGCCGCGCGTTTCTCCGACGGCAGCCCCGCGCAGCCAGGCGGACGCGGCGGAGGCCGCGGGGACGACGCCcccgccgccaccgccacctGCGAGGGCTTCGTCTGCAGCCAGCAGGGCGCCACGTGCGACATCTGGGACGGGCAGCCCATCTGCAAGTGCCGGGACCGATGCGAAAAAGAGCCCAACTTCACGTGCGCGTCCGACGGCCTCACCTACTTCAACCGCTGCTACATGGACGCGGAGGCGTGCATCCGCGGCGTGACTTTGACCGTGGTGGCCTGCCGTTTCTACCTCGCGGGGCCTCCCACCAGCCCCCTGCCCCAGCACACCACGGCTGACCCCACCCCCACGTCCTCCCAGGAGGACCCCACGCCCCCCGCGCTGTACTCCAACCCCCACCACCAGTCCGTCTACGTTGGCGGCACAGTCAGCTTCCACTGTGACGTCGTGGGCGTCCCCAGGCCGGACGTAACATGGGAGAAACAGAGCGAGCGGCGCGAGCGGCTCGTGATGAGGCCGGATCAGATGTACGGCAACGTGGTCATCACCAACATCGGTCAGCTGGTCATCTACAACGCCCAGGTGTGGGACACGGGGATCTACACCTGCGTAGCGCGCAACTCTGCGGGCGTGCTGCGCGCCGACTACCCGCTGTCTGTGATCCGCCGCGCCGCCGACGACGATTTCTCCGAGGACCCCGAGATGCCCATGGGGCGGCCGTTCTCGCCGGCCGACTGCCTCGCTGAGGTGGATTCGAGGGTGTGCAGCGGGCAGCGCCACGTGGACTGGCATTACGACGGCAGGCTGGGCTCCTGCGTGGCCTTCAGCAACGGCGGCTGCGACGACAGCCGCAACCGCTTCGAGACGTTCGAGGAGTGCAGGGCGTCCTGTCAGCGGGAGGGCGTGGGCGTGTGCTCCCTGCCCGCCGTTCAGGGGCCCTGCAAGGCCTGGGAGGCACGCTGGGCCTGGAATTCCGTCATGAAACAGTGCCAGGCCTTCGCCTACGGCGGCTGTCACGGGAACGCCAACAACTTCCACACCAGGAAGGAGTGTGAGGCGAACTGCCCACAGGCCAAGAAGAAGCCCTGCAAGACCTGCCGGGTGAAGGGGAAGATGGTGCCCAGCTTATGCCAGAGTGACTTTGCCATCGTGGGGCGCCTGACAGAGCTGGTTGAGGATCTGGACTCGGGCTTAGCCCGCTTTAGTTTAGAAGAGGTCCTCAGAGATGAGAAGATGGGACTCATTTTCTTCAACACCAAGCACCTGGAGGTAACGATCGCCAAGATAGACTGGAGCTGCCCCTGTCCCAACATCACCATGGAGGAGAACCCGCTCCTGGTGATGGGCGTGGTGCAGGACGGcacggccatcatccagtcgGACAGCTACGTCCGAACCGTGACCGAGCGCAGACTCCGGAAGCTGCGCGACGTTGTGAGCAAAAAGAACTGTAAGACGCTGTGA
- the LOC114861732 gene encoding inositol 1,4,5-trisphosphate receptor-interacting protein, producing MQDVLLKALVVALGLLTYPTDDPGVGEQRGGGGDAPRYEAGPLEEEEQRDLEMAPASDDARPPSGAVNPEKEEHGSDRQGRGEEPGRPEASEAQSKRAPNGTAQEAGADWAKDFLCFILNTFSVVSTVCFLGKCLTHASPMVRARAEALLLPDSATLQDFHARCVVASRTKWTEEEFLEGFANDLLESMRLVCGGGGAALGDFTVADGADLKVPLTLPRPFRFQCVLGNEQASQLLPDMQVCGRIEVVEEEEEEGAGSCPCRSSATGDDMVCLLHCDKAPAGAANVCDELCSKGFLSKSRVARWFRGAIRQAWEQIAHKYEVELSIRYVDAPGALAVRFRSGRVLRFRLNPVVKFDNNAHFYITPRSPRESDTLWTLSLSGYEDRLLRSLSARLPDEACHLQTLEIACFLHRRQTSLFRSDTVGDRHFRTALMHLLLDGPPSQWEASAVAQRLQDLMGFMARSLEKKLLHHVLIGNPAARKFVQLPAELTRAKPVNLFHPLVVHDCIYKNAAMHFKETLRNAHMLIQDYVD from the coding sequence ATGCAGGACGTTCTGCTCAAGGCGCTTGTGGTGGCTCTGGGCCTCCTGACGTATCCGACGGACGACCCCGGGGTGGGGGAGcagcgggggggaggaggggacgcGCCGCGGTACGAAGCCGggccgctggaggaggaagagcagcgcgACCTGGAAATGGCACCTGCCAGCGACGACGCGCGGCCTCCGAGTGGCGCAGTGAACCCAGAGAAGGAAGAACACGGGTCCGATCGGCAGGGACGAGGTGAGGAGCCCGGGAGGCCAGAAGCATCAGAGGCCCAGAGCAAGAGGGCACCGAACGGAACCGCCCAGGAGGCCGGCGCTGACTGGGCGAAGGACTTCCTCTGCTTCATACTGAACACCTTCTCCGTTGTTTCCACCGTCTGCTTCTTGGGGAAATGTCTGACACACGCTTCCCCAATGGTCCGGGCCCGAGCCGAGGCCCTCCTGCTGCCGGACAGCGCCACGCTGCAGGACTTCCACGCCAGGTGCGTCGTCGCCTCCAGGACGAagtggacggaggaggagtTTCTGGAGGGCTTCGCGAACGACCTCCTGGAGAGCATGAGGCTggtctgcggcggcggcggcgcggcgctggGCGACTTCACCGTGGCCGACGGGGCCGACTTAAAGGTTCCCCTCACGCTGCCCAGGCCGTTCCGCTTCCAGTGCGTGCTGGGGAACGAGCAGGCGAGCCAGCTGCTGCCGGACATGCAGGTCTGCGGCCGCAtcgaggtggtggaggaggaggaggaggagggcgccgGGAGCTGCCCCTGCCGCTCCTCCGCCACAGGCGACGACATGGTCTGCCTGCTGCACTGCGACAAAGCCCCGGCAGGAGCCGCCAACGTCTGCGACGAGCTCTGCTCCAAGGGGTTCCTGTCCAAATCCCGGGTGGCCAGGTGGTTCCGGGGCGCGATCAGGCAGGCGTGGGAGCAGATCGCACACAAGTACGAGGTGGAGCTCAGCATCCGCTACGTTGACGCCCCGGGTGCTTTGGCCGTTCGCTTCAGGTCGGGGAGGGTGCTCCGCTTCAGGCTCAACCCCGTGGTTAAATTCGACAACAACGCACACTTCTACATCACACCCCGCTCTCCGAGGGAGTCCGACACGCTCTGGACGCTGTCGCTGAGCGGCTACGAGGACCGGCTCCTCCGCAGCCTCTCCGCGCGCCTGCCGGACGAGGCCTGTCACCTGCAGACGCTGGAGATCGCGTGTTTCCTTCACAGGAGGCAGACGAGCCTCTTCAGGAGCGACACCGTCGGCGACCGCCACTTCAGGACGGCGCTGatgcacctgctgctggacggGCCGCCGTCACAGTGGGAGGCCAGCGCCGTGGCGCAGAGGTTACAGGACTTGATGGGCTTCATGGCGAGGAGCCTGGAGAAGAAACTGCTGCACCACGTTCTTATCGGGAACCCCGCGGCGCGGAAGTTCGTCCAACTTCCTGCAGAGTTGACTCGGGCCAAGCCGGTAAACCTCTTCCATCCCCTGGTGGTACATGACTGCATCTACAAGAACGCTGCCATGCATTTTAAGGAGACGCTCAGAAACGCACACATGCTAATACAGGATTATGTTGATTAG
- the mettl26 gene encoding methyltransferase-like 26, with protein MLSAAAAERNKEPILAVLLENVNTGRPLRALEVSSGTGQHVTHFAQALRNVMWQPSEYDRQSLASIEAYRARYQLNNVMPAIYLDASLPHQYWGGVQPETMDLVVNINMIHISPMACTEGLFTGAGAVLKPRGLLLTYGPYAVNGQITPQSNIEFDYSLRQRNPEWGLRDISFLCALAQRNGLFLEKMVDMPANNKCLLFRKESLV; from the exons ATgctgagcgccgccgccgcggagaGGAACAAGGAGCCCATCCTGGCGGTGCTCCTGGAGAACGTCAACACCGGGAGACCGCTGCGGGCTCTGGAGGTGTCCTCCGGTACCGGGCAGCATGTCACACACTTTGCTCAGGCCCTGCGGAATGTCATGTGGCAGCCCTCCGAGTACGATCGCCAGTCTCTCGCCAG TATAGAAGCGTACAGAGCTCGCTACCAGCTGAACAATGTGATGCCTGCCATCTACCTGGACGCTTCTCTGCCCCATCAGTACTGGGGAGGGGTTCAGCCGGAGACCATGGACCTGGTCGTCAATATAAACATGATCCACATTTCCCCGATGGCTTGCACAGAG GGTTTGTTCACAGGGGCTGGAGCGGTGCTGAAGCCACGAGGACTTCTACTGACGTATGGG CCATATGCAGTGAATGGTCAGATTACTCCTCAAAGCAACATAGAGTTTGACTACAGTTTACGTCAAAG GAACCCAGAGTGGGGCCTGCGAGACATCTCCTTCCTGTGCGCTTTGGCACAAAGAAACGGTCTGTTCCTAGAGAAAATG GTGGACATGCCTGCAAACAACAAATGTCTTCTCTTCAGAAAGGAGAGTTTGGTGTGA
- the zp3c gene encoding zona pellucida sperm-binding protein 3: MGLLLLHVGLLFLMFSAFSCSVRSEDAQDLFVQNPDSEWERMETEIHKEVMPARAPKRKLGRGSVTGQQRAHAPGTHYLIVSGANEQNVDFEPGQGARPLPSSAAGILLGHPPNALQAERIRDPKRLVEILCHVDRMYVRIKREVFKTVDAYKYLKLGTCPVNAATGVHYYLLYLLVTDCGFKQESKPDFVHISNALTYEPTTPVVREMPFTIPLLCKYPRYFYSYQTGFHPKLQGGTIFKPLDLMNSLTLTAQDAMGNAIPGSKTYTMGELMYFEAKQPQNSGQKRLYINKCFVTASPNPTSSPSYTLIDNQGCMIDGKVSATSAFLTGASKTSLRFRVTAFIFKDAVSSSSSTQKLYMHCEIAVGPQTATPALKACNYDAASAAWKGLYDDDDSVCTCCNSTCPSVQPRASKRMTLSNSWNVDLSEEEAVETLTGVSLEDPYSPAQEDFLTYWEHDFQK; the protein is encoded by the exons atggggctgctgctgctgcacgtggggcttttatttttgatGTTCTCCGCCTTCAGTTGTTCGGTTAGAAGTGAAGATGCTCAGGACTTGTTCGTGCAAAATCCTGATTCCGAATGGGAGAGAATGGAGACCGAGATACATAAAGAAGTAATGCCAGCTCGGGCACCTAAGCGTAAACTCGGGCGGGGTTCAGTGACCGGTCAACAAAGAGCACATGCGCCTGGGACGCATTATTTGATTGTGTCCGGCGCCAACGAGCAGAATGTTGACTTCGAACCTGGACAGGGTGCTAGACCTCTCCCGAGCTCAGCTGCTGGCATTTTACTTGGTCATCCACCCAACGCGCTTCAGGCTGAACGCATTAGAGATCCAAAACGGCTGGTTGAAATCCTGTGTCACGTCGACCGAATGTATGTGCGAATTAAGCGGGAAGTCTTTAAGACTGTAGACGCATACAAGTATTTGAAGCTCGGCACGTGTCCTGTTAACGCGGCCACCGGCGTCCATTACTACCTTCTGTATCTGTTGGTCACGGACTGTGGATTCAAGCAAGAG AGTAAACCAGATTTTGTGCACATCAGCAATGCGCTCACCTATGAGCCCACCACTCCAGTTGTAAGGGAGATGCCCTTTACGATTCCCCTGCTGTGCAAATACCCCAG GTACTTTTACTCGTATCAAACTGGTTTCCATCCCAAACTTCAAGGAGGCACAATTTTCAAACCCCTTGACCTTATGAACAGTTTAACCCTGACCGCTCAAGACG CGATGGGGAACGCGATTCCTGGTTCTAAAACCTACACTATGGGCGAGTTGATGTACTTCGAGGCCAAGCAACCACAGAACTCTGGACAGAAGCGGCTTTACATCAACAAGTGCTTCGTGACCGCCTCTCCAAACCCCACTTCCAGTCCTTCCTACACGCTCATTGACAACCAAGG CTGTATGATTGATGGCAAAGTGTCTGCCACGTCGGCGTTTCTCACCGGTGCCTCAAAGACTTCACTGCGATTCAGAGTGACCGCCTTCATTTTCAAAGACGcggtctcctcctcgtcttcaaCACAG AAACTCTACATGCACTGTGAGATCGCTGTGGGGCCGCAGACTGCAACGCCGGCCTTGAAGGCGTGCAACTACGACGCAGCCTCTGCAGC GTGGAAAGGGCTGTATGATGACGATGACTCTGTGTGCACCTGCTGCAACTCGACCTGCCCCTCAGTTCAGCCTAGAG CTTCAAAGAGGATGACCTTGAGTAATTCCTGGAATGTTGACCTAAGTGAAGAGGAGGCAGTGGAGACACTCACTGGAGTGAGTTTAGAGGACCCATACTCACCGGCGCAGGAAGACTTTCTAACCTACTGGGAGCATGATTTCCAAAAATAa
- the LOC114856068 gene encoding calcium homeostasis modulator protein 1 has translation MDKFRMMFQFLQSNQESFMNGICGIMALASAQMYSVFEFSCPCMPEYNYTYGMALLVVPPIWFFLLGFVLNNNVSVLAEEWKRPTGRRRKDPSILRYMFCSITQRSLIAPAVWVCVTLMDGKSFLCAFSVNLDIDRFGNHSLITGMSEAEKLKLLARIPCKDLFEHQEIRVAATRYIKCISQACGWMVLLMMTFTAFLIRAIRPCFTQAAFLKTKYWSHYIDIERKMFDETCKEHAKSFAKVCIHQYFESISGEMGHLHRHHSGKDESEEEEEKKSDEDKLLGIRVQDDMNKVLWNWHTCKPALALRKDQTDGENNGKMNGGANGAASGFVNGHAHDVAKKEWAVYYSKI, from the exons ATGGATAAGTTCCGTATGATGTTCCAGTTCCTCCAGTCCAACCAGGAGTCCTTCATGAATGGGATCTGTGGGATCATGGCACTGGCTAGCGCCCAAATGTACTCGGTCTTTGAGTTCAGCTGCCCCTGCATGCCGGAATACAACTACACCTATGGGATGGCGCTGCTGGTCGTTCCGCCCATATGGTTCTTTCTCCTAGGGTTTGTGCTGAACAACAACGTGTCGGTGCTGGCAGAGGAGTGGAAGAGGCCCACCGGCAGACGGAGGAAGGACCCCTCAATCCTCCGCTACATGTTTTGTTCCATCACACAGAGGTCCCTGATAGCCCCCGCGGTGTGGGTGTGCGTCACGCTCATGGACGGCAAGAGCTTCCTCTGCGCCTTCAGCGTCAACTTGGATATCGACAGGTTCGGGAATCACAGCCTCATCACAGGGATGTCGGAGGCGGAGAAGTTAAAGCTGCTGGCGAGGATTCCGTGCAAAGACCTGTTTGAGCATCAGGAGATACGAGTGGCAGCAACGCGGTACATCAAGTGCATATCTCAG GCATGTGGCTGGATGGTCTTGCTCATGATGACCTTCACGGCCTTCCTGATCCGGGCCATTCGACCGTGCTTCACCCAGGCGGCCTTCCTCAAGACCAAGTACTGGTCCCACTACATTGACATCGAGCGAAAGATGTTCGACGAGACCTGCAAGGAGCACGCCAAGAGCTTCGCCAAGGTCTGCATCCACCAGTACTTCGAGAGCATCAGCGGCGAGATGGGGCACCTGCACCGGCATCACTCGGGCAAGGAcgagagcgaggaagaggaggagaagaagagcgaCGAAGACAAGCTGCTGGGCATCAGGGTCCAGGACGACATGAACAAGGTTCTGTGGAACTGGCACACCTGCAAACCGGCTCTGGCCCTGAGAAAGGACCAGACCGATGGAGAGAACAATGGCAAAATGAATGGCGGCGCCAACGGGGCAGCGAGCGGCTTTGTGAACGGACACGCCCACGATGTGGCGAAGAAAGAGTGGGCGGTGTACTACAGTAAGATCTGA